A portion of the Camelus ferus isolate YT-003-E chromosome 16, BCGSAC_Cfer_1.0, whole genome shotgun sequence genome contains these proteins:
- the TK1 gene encoding thymidine kinase, cytosolic isoform X2 — MSCINLPNVLPGSPSKTRGQIQVILGPMFSGKRNTMEALPACLLRDVVPEALGVAVIGIDEGQFFPDIVEFSEAMANAGKTVIVAALDGTFQRKAFGTILNLVPLAESVVKLTAVCMECFREAAYTKRLGVEKEVEVIGGADKYHSVCRLCYFKKASSGQPAWLDGTENKENCPVLGRPGEAPGARKLFAPHQILQCGPAN; from the exons ATGAGCTGCATCAACCTGCCCAACGTGCTTCCCGGTTCCCCCAGCAAGACCCGGGGGCAGATCCAG GTGATTCTCGGACCCATGTTTTCAGGAAAAAG GAACACCATGGAGGCGCTGCCAGCCTGCCTGCTCCGGGATGTGGTCCCCGAGGCTCTGGGCGTGGCTGTCATAGGCATCGACGAAGGGCAGTTT TTCCCCGACATCGTGGAGTTTAGCGAGGCCATGGCCAACGCCGGGAAGACTGTGATTGTGGCTGCACTGGATGGGACCTTCCAGAGGAAG GCTTTCGGGACCATTCTGAACCTGGTGCCCCTGGCCGAGAGCGTGGTGAAGCTGACGGCCGTGTGCATGGAGTGCTTCCGGGAAGCTGCCTACACCAAGAGGCTGGGCGTGGAGAAAGAG GTCGAGGTGATCGGAGGAGCAGACAAGTACCACTCTGTGTGCCGCCTCTGCTACTTCAAGAAGGCATCGTCGGGGCAGCCTGCCTGGCTGGACGGCACGGAGAACAAAGAGAACTGCCCGGTGCTGGGGAGACCCGGGGAGGCCCCGGGAGCCCGGAAGCTGTTTGCCCCTCATCAGATCCTGCAGTGCGGCCCGGCCAACTGA
- the C16H17orf99 gene encoding protein IL-40: MPTQGQCGDGCGIRSLPRCWYRHNSEVTPGTLIAYKVLELYPRGCRVLITCHSPGAPQPLTYSLWGSGDIEVFKKVVTTSDPASFSIDIMLKSRPDWLTCFRQAASSWGTQAPSTRLQLYGSCGGEPSLGTTGAGFKSPRSQAEGSWANRPASLGLWLLHLQSEEPVSQLQADFTLLDRGSGPRVEVSCQAASGSPPITYRLVERDEHIYMWQRPDDEQPANFSFPLTQLSHWFQCQAANNISFQCSAFTLVPPGQLPHGPIFLLAGVIFIAAMASWNLGWMMWIRLPATLQWSQLASGWGLLPHCLLV; this comes from the exons ATGCCCACCCAGGGCCAGTGCGGAGACGGCTGTGGGATCCGCTCCCTCCCAAGATGCTGGTACCGGCACAActcag AAGTCACCCCTGGGACCTTGATTGCCTACAAAGTCCTGGAGCTTTACCCCAGAGGCTGCCGAGTTCTCATAACGTGCCACTCACCCGGGgcaccccagcccctcacctACTCCCTCTGGGGCAGCGGGGACATTGAGGTCTTCAAGAAGGTAGTGACAACCTCTGACCCAGCCTCCTTCAGCATCGACATCATGCTCAAGTCCAGGCCAGACTGGCTCACCTGCTTCCGCCAGGCGGCCTCCAGCTGGGGCACACAGGCGCCCAGCACCAGGCTGCAGTTGTACGGGAGCTGT GGAGGAGAGCCCAGTCTGGGCACGACAGGTGCAGGGTTCAAGTCTCCACGTTCACAGGCTGAGGGGTCGTGGGCAAATCGCCCAGCCTCCCTTGGCCTCTGGCTGCTTCATCTGCAAAGCGAAG AGCCCGTGTCCCAGCTGCAGGCTGACTTCACCCTGCTGGACAGAGGATCAGGCCCCAGGGTAGAGGTGTCCTGCCAGGCGGCCTCAGGCAGCCCACCCATCACCTACCGCCTGGTCGAGAGGGATGAGCACATCTACATGTGGCAGAGACCAGACGATGAGCAACCTGCCAACTTCTCCTTCCCACTGACCCAGCTGTCACACTGGTTCCAGTGCCAGGCTGCAAACAACATCAGCTTCCAGTGCAGCGCCTTCACGCTGGTGCCCCCAG GACAGCTGCCCCATGGACCCATCTTCCTGCTGGCTGGTGTCATCTTCATCGCAGCTATGGCTTCTTGGAACCTGGGCTGGATGATGTGGATCAG GCTCCCAGCCACCTTGCAGTGGAGCCAGCTGGCCTCTGGGTGGGGCCTGCTCCCACACTGCCTGTTGGTCTGA
- the TK1 gene encoding thymidine kinase, cytosolic isoform X1, with protein MSCINLPNVLPGSPSKTRGQIQVILGPMFSGKSTELMRRVRRFQIAQYKCLVIKYAKDTRYSNNFSTHDRNTMEALPACLLRDVVPEALGVAVIGIDEGQFFPDIVEFSEAMANAGKTVIVAALDGTFQRKAFGTILNLVPLAESVVKLTAVCMECFREAAYTKRLGVEKEVEVIGGADKYHSVCRLCYFKKASSGQPAWLDGTENKENCPVLGRPGEAPGARKLFAPHQILQCGPAN; from the exons ATGAGCTGCATCAACCTGCCCAACGTGCTTCCCGGTTCCCCCAGCAAGACCCGGGGGCAGATCCAG GTGATTCTCGGACCCATGTTTTCAGGAAAAAG CACTGAGCTGATGAGACGGGTCCGTCGCTTCCAAATTGCCCAGTACAAGTGCCTGGTGATCAAATATGCCAAAGACACGCGGTACAGCAACAACTTCTCCACGCACGACCG GAACACCATGGAGGCGCTGCCAGCCTGCCTGCTCCGGGATGTGGTCCCCGAGGCTCTGGGCGTGGCTGTCATAGGCATCGACGAAGGGCAGTTT TTCCCCGACATCGTGGAGTTTAGCGAGGCCATGGCCAACGCCGGGAAGACTGTGATTGTGGCTGCACTGGATGGGACCTTCCAGAGGAAG GCTTTCGGGACCATTCTGAACCTGGTGCCCCTGGCCGAGAGCGTGGTGAAGCTGACGGCCGTGTGCATGGAGTGCTTCCGGGAAGCTGCCTACACCAAGAGGCTGGGCGTGGAGAAAGAG GTCGAGGTGATCGGAGGAGCAGACAAGTACCACTCTGTGTGCCGCCTCTGCTACTTCAAGAAGGCATCGTCGGGGCAGCCTGCCTGGCTGGACGGCACGGAGAACAAAGAGAACTGCCCGGTGCTGGGGAGACCCGGGGAGGCCCCGGGAGCCCGGAAGCTGTTTGCCCCTCATCAGATCCTGCAGTGCGGCCCGGCCAACTGA
- the SYNGR2 gene encoding synaptogyrin-2 isoform X1, translated as MESGAYGAAKAGGSFDLRRFLTQPQVVVRAVCLVFALIVFSCIFGEGYSNTHESQQQYCVFNRNEDACRYGSAIGVLAFLASAFFFVVDVYFPQISNATDRKYLVIGDLLFSALWTFLWFVGFCFLTNQWAATKLEDVRVGADSARAAITFSFFSIFSWGVLASLAYQRYKAGVDDFIQNYVDPTPDPSSAYASYPGGPPDNYQQPPFTQNAETAEGYQPPPVY; from the exons atGGAGAGCGGGGCCTACGGCGCGGCCAAGGCGGGCGGCTCCTTCGACCTGCGGCGCTTCCTGACGCAGCCGCAGGTGGTGGTCCGCGCCGTGTGCCTG GTCTTCGCCTTGATCGTGTTCTCCTGCATCTTCGGCGAGGGCTACAGCAACACCCACGAGTCCCAACAGCAGTACTGCGTGTTCAACCGCAATGAGGATGCCTGCCGCTACGGCAGTGCCATCGGCGTGCTGGCCTTCCTGGCCTCCGCCTTCTTCTTCGTGGTCGATGTCTACTTCCCCCAGATCAGCAACGCCACTGACCGCAAGTACCTGGTCATCGGCGACCTGCTCTTCTCAG ctctctggACCTTCCTGTGGTTCGTTGGCTTCTGCTTCCTTACCAACCAGTGGGCAGCCACCAAGCTGGAAGATGTGCGGGTGGGAGCCGACTCAGCCCGGGCCGCCATCAccttcagcttcttttccatcttctcctGG GGTGTGCTGGCCTCCTTGGCCTACCAGCGCTACAAGGCCGGAGTGGACGACTTCATCCAGAACTACGTGGACCCCACTCCGGACCCCAGCTCGGCCTACGCCTCCTACCCCGGCGGGCCTCCCGACAACTACCAGCAGCCACCCTTCACCCAGAACGCCGAGACGGCCGAGGGCTACCAGCCGCCTCCCGTGTACTGA
- the SYNGR2 gene encoding synaptogyrin-2 isoform X2 → MESGAYGAAKAGGSFDLRRFLTQPQVVVRAVCLVFALIVFSCIFGEGYSNTHESQQQYCVFNRNEDACRYGSAIGVLAFLASAFFFVVDVYFPQISNATDRKYLVIGDLLFSGCAGLLGLPALQGRSGRLHPELRGPHSGPQLGLRLLPRRASRQLPAATLHPERRDGRGLPAASRVLSCSWGW, encoded by the exons atGGAGAGCGGGGCCTACGGCGCGGCCAAGGCGGGCGGCTCCTTCGACCTGCGGCGCTTCCTGACGCAGCCGCAGGTGGTGGTCCGCGCCGTGTGCCTG GTCTTCGCCTTGATCGTGTTCTCCTGCATCTTCGGCGAGGGCTACAGCAACACCCACGAGTCCCAACAGCAGTACTGCGTGTTCAACCGCAATGAGGATGCCTGCCGCTACGGCAGTGCCATCGGCGTGCTGGCCTTCCTGGCCTCCGCCTTCTTCTTCGTGGTCGATGTCTACTTCCCCCAGATCAGCAACGCCACTGACCGCAAGTACCTGGTCATCGGCGACCTGCTCTTCTCAG GGTGTGCTGGCCTCCTTGGCCTACCAGCGCTACAAGGCCGGAGTGGACGACTTCATCCAGAACTACGTGGACCCCACTCCGGACCCCAGCTCGGCCTACGCCTCCTACCCCGGCGGGCCTCCCGACAACTACCAGCAGCCACCCTTCACCCAGAACGCCGAGACGGCCGAGGGCTACCAGCCGCCTCCCGTGTACTGAGCTGCAGCTGGGGATggtga